A window of Taeniopygia guttata chromosome 14, bTaeGut7.mat, whole genome shotgun sequence contains these coding sequences:
- the LOC100230856 gene encoding chemerin-like receptor 1 — protein MDSTSSSPSSFSASCPTEQPENATGHDYYSGLQKTMHILSMVVYSIACLLGVTGNGLVIWIAGFKMKKTVNSIWFLNLAIADFIFTFFLPLSIAYTALGFHWPFGKLLCKLNSTIAFLNMFASVFLLTVISIDRCVSVAFPVWCHNRRSPELAARIALGTWLLAVLLSSPYLVFRDTVLSSRNVTSCYNNFALSDDYASEATRRLWRMRHKAMIVTRFLCGFLIPFLVILICYSVVAVKLKRRQLANSAKPYRIIIAVTVSFFLCYFPYHVFSLLEISKNSSSHEMKLALYIGIPLVSSLAFFNSCINPILYVFVGPDFKEKFRQSILSTFEGAFSEESVLGSLTSRRKSRSASEVEVPRV, from the coding sequence ATGGACAGCAcctcttcttccccttcctccttctctgccagctgccccaCGGAGCAGCCTGAGAATGCCACTGGCCATGACTACTACTCTGGGCTGCAGAAGACCATGCACATCCTCTCCATGGTGGTGTACAGCATTGCCTGTTTGCTGGGGGTGACAGGGAACGGCCTCGTCATTTGGATTGCAGGCTTCAAGATGAAGAAGACGGTGAATTCCATCTGGTTCCTCAACCTGGCCATAGCTGATTTCATCTTTACCTTTTTCCTGCCCCTCAGCATCGCCTACACCGCCCTGGGCTTCCACTGGCCGTTTGGGAAGCTCCTGTGCAAACTGAACAGCACCATCGCCTTCCTCAACATGTTTGCCAGCGTCTTCCTCCTGACGGTCATCAGCATCGACCGCTGCGTTTCCGTGGCCTTTCCCGTCTGGTGTCACAACCGCAGGAGCCCGGAGCTGGCGGCCAGGATCGCGCTGGGGACGtggctcctggctgtgctgctcagctccccGTACCTGGTCTTTCGGGACACGGTGCTCAGTTCCAGGAACGTCACCAGCTGTTACAATAATTTCGCGCTGTCCGATGACTACGCGTCGGAGGCAACGCGCAGGCTGTGGAGGATGCGGCACAAAGCGATGATCGTCACGCGATTCTTATGTGGGTTCCTCATCCCCTTCCTGGTGATTCTCATCTGCTACAGCGTCGTGGCTGTCAAGCTGAAAAGGAGGCAGTTGGCCAACTCTGCAAAGCCCTACAGAATCATCATTGCTGTCACAGTCTCGTTTTTCCTCTGTTATTTCCCCTATCACGTCTTCTCCTTGCTGGAAATATCCAAAAACTCTTCCAGCCATGAGATGAAACTGGCCCTTTACATAGGGATCCCCTTGGTTTCCAGCCTTGCTTTCTTCAACAGCTGCATCAACCCCATCCTGTATGTCTTTGTGGGGCCGGATTTCAAGGAGAAGTTTCGCCAGTCCATCCTGTCGACCTTCGAAGGGGCCTTCAGTGAGGAGTCGGTCCTGGGCAGCCTGACCAGCCGGCGCAAGTCCAGGTCTGCTTCGGAAGTGGAGGTCCCGAGGgtctga
- the SMCR8 gene encoding guanine nucleotide exchange protein SMCR8, translating into MSVDYQASFVGHPPGSAYPKLNFVEDSKVVLGDSKEGAFAYVHHLTLYDLEARGFVRPFCMAYISADEHKIMQQFQELSTEFSKASECLKTGNRKAFANELEKKLKDLDYTRTVLHNETEQQKKANDKGYYTTQAIEKANELASVEKSIIEHQDLLRQIRSYPYRKLKDSEFHPYEPDCALDRADVGSDQDPTASDPAEPGETHLYTHVPSYTPKLIKAKSAKCFDKKLKTLEELCDVYFFTQTLDQLHHIERTFRGDVCYLLTEQISRALLKQQSVTNFLFEDESFLDEKPPEKQYRGCQGLGQDAIDEKCSEESLAPKVVISLGSYKSSVECVPIKMEQETEDSEEPKMSESVMSEHQENLDYLDADIKGSISSGESIEVLGTEKSGSGLTKSESQASLPVIPSPQAGRSKVGSRRTVSEDSIEVLSTCPSESLIPEDFKASYPSAINEEPYADDDEGGLRFTPRANPGVDDGQDDISKEESLVQVDAACCIGKESPNFLEALPELGQKRCEEDGVVRIPPQPYRPAEQGLRGGFPSHQGLPGGLLPCELDSRYLTGSRELSKSSLDECSDSTSHISSAASTCSDRTPSPAHPACAAGERHRKRAGQNALRFIRQYPFAHPAIYSLLSGRTLVVLGEDEAMVKRLVTALSIFVPNCGAYAKPVKHWVTSALHLVDFQKWKLIGLQRAVSPAGVNVLHALSRYSRYLSILDADSKTLRCPLYKGTVVARLADHRTQIKRGSTYYMHVQSILTQLCSKAFLYTFCHHLHLPISEREPEESVVNRRMNFLKHQLGLANEDIKIVQYLAELLKLHYIQEPGQGGSPLLRFDYVPSFLYKI; encoded by the exons ATGTCTGTGGATTACCAGGCATCCTTCGTGGGGCACCCTCCCGGCTCTGCCTACCCGAAGCTGAACTTCGTGGAGGATTCCAAGGTGGTGCTGGGGGACTCCAAGGAAGGCGCCTTTGCCTACGTGCACCACTTGACCCTGTATGACCTGGAAGCCAGGGGCTTTGTGAGGCCCTTCTGCATGGCCTATATTTCTGCTGATGAGCACAAAATCATGCAGCAGTTTCAGGAACTCTCCACCGAGTTCTCCAAAGCCTCCGAATGCCTGAAGACGGGGAACCGGAAAGCTTTTGCCAACGAACTGGAAAAGAAACTAAAAGATCTTGACTACACCAGGACCGTCCTGCACAATGAGACTGAGCAACAAAAGAAAGCCAACGACAAGGGGTATTACACGACCCAGGCCATTGAGAAGGCCAACGAGCTGGCCAGTGTGGAAAAATCAATCATTGAGCACCAAGACCTGCTGAGGCAAATCCGGTCGTATCCCTACAGGAAGCTGAAGGACTCTGAATTCCACCCCTACGAGCCAGACTGTGCCCTGGACCGGGCTGACGTGGGCAGCGATCAGGACCCGACTGCCTCCGACCCCGCTGAGCCCGGAGAAACTCACCTTTACACCCACGTACCATCCTACACCCCCAAACTCATCAAAGCCAAGTCTGCCAAGTGCTTTGACAAGAAGCTGAAGACACTGGAGGAACTCTgtgatgtttattttttcaccCAGACCCTTGACCAGTTGCATCATATTGAGAGGACTTTTCGCGGGGATGTTTGTTACCTCCTGACAGAGCAGATCAGCCGGGCTCTCCTAAAGCAACAGAGTGTCACCAACTTCCTCTTTGAGGATGAGTCTTTTCTGGATGAAAAACCTCCTGAAAAACAGTACAGAGGCTGCCAGGGGCTCGGCCAAGATGCCATAGATGAAAAGTGTTCAGAAGAGTCGCTTGCTCCCAAAGTGGTCATCAGCCTGGGCTCCTACAAGTCCAGTGTGGAGTGTGTGCCCATCAAGATGGAGCAGGAAACGGAGGACTCTGAAGAGCCCAAAATGTCTGAGTCTGTGATGTCTGAGCACCAGGAGAACCTGGACTATCTGGATGCGGATATCAAAGGCAGCATCAGCAGCGGGGAGAGCATCGAGGTGCTGGGGACGGAGAAGTCGGGATCTGGGCTGACAAAATCGGAGAGCCAGGCCAGCCTGCCCGTCATTCCCAGCCCCCAGGCGGGCCGCAGCAAGGTGGGCAGCCGGCGCACGGTCAGCGAGGACAGCATCGAGGTGCTCAGCACGTGTCCCTCCGAGTCCCTCATCCCGGAGGACTTCAAAGCGAGCTACCCAAGTGCCATTAACGAGGAGCCCTACGCCGATGATGACGAGGGAGGCCTTCGCTTCACCCCCAGAGCGAACCCGGGCGTGGATGACGGGCAGGACGACATCTCAAAGGAAGAAAGCTTAGTGCAGGTGGATGCTGCCTGTTGCATCGGGAAGGAGAGTCCCAACTTCCTGGAGGCCCTGCCGGAGCTGGGGCAGAAGCGGTGCGAGGAGGACGGCGTGGTGCGGATCCCCCCGCAGCCGTACCGGCCGGCCGAGCAGGGGCTGCGCGGGGGCTTCCCCTCCCACCAGGGCCTCCCGGGGGGGCTCCTGCCCTGCGAGCTCGACTCGCGCTACCTGAcgggcagcagggagctgagtAAGAGCAGCCTGGACGAGTGCTCGGACTCCACCAGCCACATCAGCAGCGCCGCCTCCACGTGCTCCGACAGGACCCCGTCCCCAGCCCACCCGGCCTGCGCGGCCGGAGAGAGGCACAGGAAGAGAGCCGGGCAGAACGCGCTGCGCTTCATCCGCCAGTACCCCTTTGCCCACCCCGCCATCTACTCCCTGCTCAGCGGGAGGACCCTGGTCGTGCTGGGGGAGGACGAGGCCATGGTCAAGAGGCTGGTGACGGCGCTCTCCATCTTCGTGCCCAACTGCGGCGCGTACGCCAAGCCCGTGAAGCACTGGGTCACCTCCGCTCTGCACTTGGTGGATTTCCAGAAGTGGAAGTTGATTGGACTCCAGAG GGCAGTGTCCCCTGCCGGGGTGAACGTGCTGCACGCCCTGAGCCGGTACAGCCGCTACCTGAGCATCCTGGACGCCGACAGCAAGACCCTGCGCTGCCCCCTCTACAAGGGCACCGTGGTGGCCCGGCTGGCCGACCACCGCACGCAGATCAAGCGTGGCAGCACCTACTACATGCACGTCCAAAGCATCCTCACCCAGCTGTGCTCTAAAGCCTTCCTCTACACCTTCTGCCATCATTTGCACCTTCCCATCAGCGAAAGGGAACCGGAGGAATCCGTTGTGAATCGCAGGATGAACTTCCTAAAGCATCAACTGGGCCTTGCAAATGAAGATATCAAAATCGTGCAGTACTTGGCCGAGCTGCTGAAGCTGCACTACATTCAGGAACCGGGGCAAGGGGGGAGCCCCCTGCTCAGATTTGACTATGTTCCCAGCTTTTTGTACAAAATCTAG
- the SHMT1 gene encoding serine hydroxymethyltransferase, cytosolic, producing the protein MASSTQGLPSAELWASHNKMVMEPLDTNDPEVHSIIKKEKQRQRMGLELIASENFASRAVLEALGSCMNNKYSEGYPGQRYYGGTEFVDQLERLCQKRALQAYQLDPQKWGVNVQPYSGSPANFAVYTALVEPHGRIMGLDLPDGGHLTHGFMTDKKKISATSLFFESMPYKVNPKTGYIDYDKLEENARLFHPKLIIAGVSCYSRNLDYARMRKIADDNGAYLMADMAHISGLVAAGVVPSPFEHCDIVSTTTHKTLRGCRAGMIFYRKGTRSVDPKTGKETLYNLESLINQAVFPGLQGGPHNHAIAGIAVALHQAMTPEFKAYQQQVVANCKALSSALMEMGYDIVTGGSDNHLILVDLRSKGTDGGRAERVLELCSIACNKNTCPGDVSALRPSGLRFGTPALTSRGFRQDDFRKVAQYIHRGIELALRVQKDMSPKATLKEFKDKLEDPKYRGELKALKEEVEAFAGTFPLPGLPVL; encoded by the exons atggcGAGCTCAACACAGGGCCTCCCCAGCGCCGAGCTCTGGGCCTCCCATAACAAGATGGTGATGGAGCCGCTGGACACCAACGACCCAGAG GTGCACAGCATCATCAAGAAGGAGAAGCAGCGGCAGAGGATGGGGCTGGAGTTAATTGCGTCGGAGAACTTCGCCAGCCGAGCAGTCCTGGAGGCCCTGGGATCCTGCATGAACAACAAATACTCGGAGGGTTACCCAGGACAGAG GTACTACGGCGGGACGGAGTTTGTGGACCAGCTGGAAAGGCTGTGCCAGAAGCGAGCCCTGCAGGCTTACCAGCTCGACCCCCAGAAGTGGGGAGTCAATGTCCAGCCCTACTCAG GGTCACCCGCAAACTTTGCGGTGTACACGGCCCTGGTGGAGCCCCACGGCAGGATCATGGGGCTGGACCTGCCCGACGGTGGCCACCTCACCCACGGCTTCATGACGGACAAGAAGAAGATCTCTGCCACCTCTCTGTTCTTCGAGTCCATGCCCTACAAG GTCAACCCCAAGACTGGTTACATCGACTATGACAAGCTGGAGGAGAATGCCCGGCTCTTCCACCCCAAGCTGATCATAGCAG GTGTCAGCTGCTACTCGCGGAACCTGGACTACGCCCGCATGCGGAAGATCGCGGACGACAACGGGGCCTACCTCATGGCCGACATGGCCCACATCAGCGGGCTGGTGGCCGCCGGCGTGGTGCCCTCGCCCTTCGAGCACTGCGACATCGTCTCCACCACCACCCACAAGACCCTGCGGGGCTGCAGGGCCGGCATGATCTTCTACCGCAAAG GCACCCGCAGCGTGGACCCCAAGACAGGCAAGGAGACCCTCTACAACCTGGAGAGCCTCATCAACCAGGCGGTGTTCCCGGGGCTGCAGGGAGGCCCACACAACCACGCCATTGCAG GAATCGCCGTGGCGCTGCATCAGGCCATGACACCCGAGTTCAAGGCTTACCAGCAGCAGGTGGTGGCCAACTGCAAGGCACTCTCCTCAGCACTGATGGAGATGGGCTATGACATCGTCACAG GGGGCTCTGACAATCACCTGATCCTCGTGGACCTGCGCAGCAAAGGCACAGACGGCGGCCGGGCCGAGcgggtgctggagctctgctccaTCGCCTGCAACAAGAACACGTGTCCTG GTGATGTCAGTGCCCTGCGGCCCAGCGGGCTCCGTTTCGGCACGCCGGCTCTCACCTCGCGCGGCTTCCGGCAGGACGATTTCCGCAAGGTGGCCCAGTACATCCACAGAG GGATCGAGCTGGCTCTGCGTGTGCAGAAGGACATGAGCCCCAAGGCCACGCTGAAGGAATTCAAGGACAAATTGGAGGACCCAAAATACCGTGGGGAGCTGAAGGCACTGAAGGAAGAGGTGGAGGCCTTCGCAGGCACGTTCCCGCTCCCGGGGCTGCCTGTCCTGTAA